ATTAGCATTGATGAGGGAAAATGTAATATCAAAGGTGATGAAATCATCATTATTTCCTCCATCTGAAATTAGAATCAATTTTATCACAAACTATAGCTAAAATTAGTTAATATAGAATTACCAACGATTGAGCAATCATCAGCAGAATTAAACGCAGCCTTCGAGAAAATTCCCTATCAGAGATAAAATATAGAAATTGAATCAAGGATAAGTAAATATGCGATTACTACACACCATGCTACGGGTAGGTAACTTAGAAGAGTCTTTGAAATTTTACTGTGAAGTTCTGGAAATGAAGTTACTCCGACGGAAAGACTATCCCAGTGGAGAATTTACCCTGGCTTTTGTCGGTTATGGAGAAGAAAGTGATCACTCAGTTTTAGAACTCACCCACAACTGGGGCGTAGAAAAGTATGATTTAGGTAATGCCTATGGTCATATCGCTTTGGGTGTGGATGATATTTACGCTACCTGTGAGACTATTAAACAACTGGGTGGTAAAGTAGTTCGAGAACCGGGACCAATGAAACATGGTTCAACCGTAATAGCTTTCGTGGAAGATCCAGATGGTTATAAAGTTGAATTGATTCAATTGAAAACTCCAGAATAGTTGAGGGTAGAGGGTAGGAAGAGAACTTCTTTACCCATTACCCAATTCCCCCCCTAAACTTAAATTACAAGTCTAAAATCTAAAATTTTACAAATGCAGCCTACAGATCCTGATAAATTTACTGATACAGCCTGGGAAGCGGTAACAAAATCCCAAGACGTGGTTCGTGCTTATAAACAACAACAGTTAGAAGTTGAACATTTAATCCTCGCTCTTTTAGAAGAACCTACCAGCCTAGCTACAGCCATTCTCACCCGTGCGGGAGTTGATTCTGTCCGGTTCAAACAACAACTAGAGGCTTTTACCCAACGTCAACCCAAGGTTGGTAAAAGTGATCAACTTTACCTGGGGCGAAATTTAGATTTACTCTTAGATAAAGCCGATGAAATTAGAACCAAAATGAGAGAAGAGGAGATTTCAGAAGGGCATATAATTTTAGCGTTTGGTAATGATGAACGGGTTGGTAGAAGGTTATTCAAAAGCTTGAATATAGATATTGCTCAGGTAGAACTTGG
The window above is part of the Dolichospermum sp. DET69 genome. Proteins encoded here:
- the gloA gene encoding lactoylglutathione lyase codes for the protein MRLLHTMLRVGNLEESLKFYCEVLEMKLLRRKDYPSGEFTLAFVGYGEESDHSVLELTHNWGVEKYDLGNAYGHIALGVDDIYATCETIKQLGGKVVREPGPMKHGSTVIAFVEDPDGYKVELIQLKTPE